In Glycine soja cultivar W05 chromosome 10, ASM419377v2, whole genome shotgun sequence, the genomic stretch TTCCTTTTAGATCAGAAATGTGCCAACCAATAGCCGCTTTACGTCGTTTTAGAATTTGCACcagttattcttcttcttctttcttcaaaaAGTTGCTAATTATAACAAGTTTGGTCTCATCTTCTTCCAAGAATACATACTTTAAATGTGCCAGAAgggtttttaattttgctttggGCTTTTCTGTTGGTCTCAGTTTTTCCAATTCTTCAAAACAACCTTGTCAACATAATTGTCTTTTGAATCATCAAGCTCTTCATCACAAGCTAAGCAATCTCTCCCATAGCCAGGTTCTTTTTCCAAAGGAGACTGTAGCACCATGGTTGAGGCTAATAATGTTATTTCCTGCTCCACCTCTTCTTCTTCGAAATAGGCATCACCCATATCTGAGTGTTTCATGGCCTCAAAGAGGTCAAAAGAGATCTTTTGATCCTCCACGCTGAGTTCCAATCTACCTTTATCTTTCCCTCCAACATAGCCAACAGTGGCCAAGTAGGGATATTCTGGAGTATTGGAGACTTCAGGCTTTTCCTCTTCATTGGTCAATTGATGATGGATGGAGGTAACTTGACAAATGCTTTCTTGATGTATTTCAATCTCTGCACACTCTTCCTCTTTTCTGGCCGCAGCGTTAGTCATGTCATCCACCAACTTACTAATCTAAGTTTCAATTCTTCTAAAGGCTTGTTGTATTGACTCTACAGTATCTTCGAATTCCATTAACAGATCATCTAGATTAAGAACTCCTTCTTCTTTATTGTGATAATCAGATTGCCGGTATGACTCCCATTGATAACTTGCAGAAGACTGGTTCCTTTTAAATTGAGTTCACTGCTGTTGCATAAAATAGCAGTAACCTTTAGAGCTAGCTTGATGTGTCATGAAGTCTGCCAAAATACTTTCCAGATCAGGGGCTCTTTCTTTCTCATGGTAATCGTACATGACCGGTTCCTGTTTTCGGTCAAAgttatttatagaataaaaataacaactgTCCTTGCGATGCTCTCCTCTAGCTAAATCACAATTCATTAATGGAATTGAGATAATAATCTTCATGATATAGCGATGAAAGAGTTGCCTTATTTAGGAATAACTAGATCACCTGCAGGAGAGTCTATACATGTAGAATACTAACAGAACAATGGTTATCCAttttaacaagaaaagaaaaataggaattatgaacaaatattcacaaaaacaatcaaagaataacaaataaagaataaacaCCTAAACATGatctaacttcccaaataaaaagaagttccccggcaacggcgccaaaaagtTGTTCGTGTtctggcaagtgcaccggatcacacaagtagtataaaacggtaagaaccgagtatcgaactcttggggaacttgtgctatttggtaagctatttcagcaaataggtgtctggtgtgtaaagataagtgtgaatatgaacaagtgtataaactatctgtgcaaaaagaaagaaaatcatgcgagagaaatgatgtgtaaaaacaagtagagaacacattggccttcctaataggtgcctgatgctaaaaccatattctctatctaacaatgctcatgtgttcttatggtgtctcctgagacactaaaccccgattcctcatgatagtttagcctaatcctgatcaagcatcatccgcagattcctcttgtaggaCTAAACTTAactaggaccgcattaagacacacatacacaactaaattattgcaccccgattcctcatgatagtacgacaacttagccctgtactatcaaggactttagagtcagaccagtttccactattgaatgacccttacaaagcatgcatctacgtgatcaaggtaaaggcatactggagtgaaaagcagatagcatagagaatacacaaaacatcattaaatagatagaaatatatttacatcacgtacagggaagatccaatagaggatttagctttccataaccaggaagcctcctttacaacaaagagaagaacaagatgaaagattgcaaaaatacaagtggtgaggatgtctccttcacctctaggatctcacaatcactcacaaactcatctcaagctctcaaatcggctcctgcttcaagctctagtctctgcaaatcttcacatagcaaaatctctcaaaactctctggaacttggacctttctctctctagaatctgtagacatgcaaagctctgaatcccagtccaaactgtctctctaaaatctgatttcaggcttaaataggtggccttgttcgtgctcgtgcgcttagcacaattatggaccgcttagcgcacattagtgaattttggcttagcgcgtgcctttctcgcttagcgaatgaactgaagtggtgcgcttagcgaacctgtacaactcatcttcttccagagtcttcctcgcgcttagcccatgagttGCGCTTAGGGGACTCTCGCTAAGCctgcagattggcttagcgagaaggtgaaaaacaacatttttcaaagcttgcctaattaacctgaaattgagagaaaatgattattaaacacacaaaatggaagtactaagtatttattatctatatttaaccgaaaatacttataacactacagaataaccataaattggaagagtttgatacaatttacataagttttatacacaaaagttagtcgtattcaccgactaacaaccgtcataggaagccatggataagagcttgaaggtaggagaagatgagtggagagagggagagaaggagcatgaaattttgtgcctcaaaagaggtctgaactttgaagtgtaattctcaaatgatcaaagttgaaaaaatgcacacacatgacctctatttatagcctaagtgtcacacaaaattggggggaaatttgaatttctattcacatttcacttgaatttgaaattgaatttgttgagccaaattttggagccaaaatgtcactaattatgattagttaattttagttatggttcagcccactaatccaagatcaagtccaagattttccactaagtgtgtttaggtgtcatgaggcatgtaaagtatgaaggacatgcccaaagtgtgactatatgatgtggtaatggggtgtagtaagcaaattctcacctccccctctaaaatttaattggattgggattttcccaattcaattaaatttatttctcaacacacacatcaaatattcacttaatgcatgtgaaatttcaaaactacccctaatacaaaaactagtctaggtgccctaaaatacaagagctgaaaaatcctacatttctagggcaccctacctacattatggagtcctaaatacaaggcccaaaaataatgaaatcctaatctaatatgtataaagataagtgggctcatacttagcccatgggcctaaattctaccctaagactcatgagaatcctagggccttctcttgcatctttggcccaatcttcttggagtcttctatccaatgcccttggggggtaggattgcatcaactaACCTCCTGATCTGGTGGGCTAAGGCATTGGTGGGTCGAAGTAGGATGTCAGCTTGTAGCTAGACCTAATGGCCCAGATGTGAAAACGTCATCATCAGGGTGGTGTAATCAGTAAGCACGGGGCCTAACTGCTTCAACCATTGGACTCCTAGGACTATATCAGCCTCGTTGAGGCCCAGTACAAAAAGATATTCCCCAAATGAGTGGCCTTCAATGCATAGTGGCACTTTCGGGCAAACACGAAGACATTCTAGTACACCACCGCTGTTGACCATGACCTGAAGTGGGTCAGTAGAAGATGCAAGAAGAGTCAGGAAACTGGCGACCCATGGTTGGACAAAATTATGTGTGTCTACCAGTATCACGACATGGTGATGATTGATGGTCCTAAACATGCGAAAATTCTCGGGGGGCTTGCATACCAGTCATTGTGTTAAGGCTGAGCATTAGGGAGCCAGTAGAAGATGATTTTGGTGGATTCAAGGGTTCATCAGCTTCGACTAGGTACAAGGGAATCTCTATATCCTCATCAATGATAAGGAAATGGAGTCGCGGTTTACATTGATGATCAAGAACCCACTTTTCATTGCAGTGATAATAAAGACCTTTGTCTCTGTGGACCACTGACTCCTCGACAGAAAGTCATTTAACCAGATCACATAGGCGTGAGGGCACCAGGGAAAGTGGCAGGACAAGAGGAGTAGATGAAATGACTGGAGGAGGAAGGGGCGAATTGTGGGTGTAGTGATGACGTTcctataatttttcttcttgtagCGTGGCTAGTGCAACAACTTGCGGCAACGACAAGGGTTGCAGAGCTTGGACCTCGCGATGAAGTTCAAAGGTGAGGCCAGAAATAAAGTAGTTGAAGCTTCAGAAGGAAATGGGGTGCAAGACCAACCATGTGGTTCGCCCGCCTTTCGAAGTTCGTCAAGTAATCATTGACAAAACTCCATTGCTAAAGCTTGAGAAGAGCCCCGTGGGGATTATCATAGTAATAAGGGAAGAATTAGGATTCTAGGGCTAGCAACATGGTTGACCACGATGTCAGGAAACCATTACGTGACATCCATTGGTACTAGCATAGGGCTTGTCCCTCCATGTAGAAGGACGCGACAGTGAGACGTTCATTGTCCGACACGCATTGGTAGTCAAAGAATTGTGAGATTTTCCAAGTAGATCCTGGTCGTCGAACCTCGGGACATCTAATTTCATATGTGGCCGGTGAGGTAGGGAAAAGGGTGGTGTTAGTGTTGGGGGTGATGTTAGGGAAGGCAGAGTGGTTAACACAACAAGTCGCTCTAAAATAGAGTCAATTTTGCTATTCATGATGGACTGAGCTTGGGATAGGGAAGCGAGATTTTGGGCTAGAAATGTCTAGCCTTGTGTGAGGCAGTTAATAGCCTTTTCAAGGCGTTCAATGGTTGCTTATCGAGTGTTGTGTTATGGCATGATCAAATCCCCAAATTAaaactttgcttgtcctcaagcaaaaacaaaaaagagagtaGGATCCGAATGCTCCAACACTTTCAATAGTTGCAATTTTTCAAATTCCCTTAGCTGGACCTTCTTGCATTTGCCATGATCTTGCAATGGAAGCATAAACAAACATTGAGATAGAATTGGTTAGTAGAAGAAATCAATCAAGTCAACTAGCCTCACTTTTCCTCACAAGGCTTTAGTGTTTCTCTCTGCACACAAGTGTCTTGGATGAGTATTTAAAATTCTACAACCTGCAATTTATGTTCCCaattttgcacttcatctcagtTAAAGTTATCTtgcttacacttggtggatgactaaggacttttattggcttgtaatgTGGCCTAGCTAATCAAAGAAATTATGGTTTTTCCGAGATTTCAAAAATTAGGGTTATAAGAGAGCATTTATCCTAAAAAGACTTTCAATTATTAAGCAtagggttattttttttaacctcaATTTATTGTTCGAACAACACTTATGGCACCTATTTATTTTCTGCCCTTAttattcttctttccttttttttttagggtgccttattgatggaagcttgcttgtggggcttctatggaggctggatctttgagcttcaatgagttCCTTTAATGgcgattttccaccatggagatgcagcggaacacaaaggagaagaggtaagaggtggcgccatccactagggaataagccatggaaaaaggaacttcaccaccaagatgagccttggataagaagcttggagaggatgcttcaatggaggaaaagaaagagagagagaaagagagaggggggagtacgaaattgaaggaagaaaaagggagagaagttgaactttgagttgtgtctcacaagactctcattcatcaaagttacaataagtgttacacatgcttctatttatagactaggtagcttccttgagaagctttcttgagaaaacttccttgagaagcttctttgagaaaacttccttgagaagctagagcttagctacgcatacccctctcataactaagctcacctccttgagaagcttccttaagaagattcctaaagaagctaaagcttagctacacacacctctctaatagctaagttcacctccttgagatgagaagctagagcttagctacaccccccctataatagctaagctcacccatatgccaaaaaacatgaaaatacaaaaaaagtccctactacaaagactactcaaaatgccccgaattacaaggctaaaatcctatactactagaattgctaaaatacaaggcccaaatgaaggaaaaactattctaatatttacaaagataagcgggctcatacttagcccatgggctcgaaatctaccctaaggctcatgagaaccctagggccttcccttggatctctagcccaatctacttggagtcttctatccaatgcccttgtggggtaggattgcatcacttattGTGTGCTGTTTTACCTTCCTGAGACAATTTTTAGCTTAACCCTCCCCCAAATGAGGAGCATATCATAACTAAGATCCTTATGCTCTCTTAAACCTTAAAACAAGGTAGGAGATAATTAAAGTAAGCTTAAGggctttacaaaaaaaattattatcatttttggcTCAAatagggtgcaagggataaattatcatcaaaggttagctttttggctaagtggctaaaaataagaagaaacatGGCCTTGATCATTTCCACCTCATGTAATTAATCTGAAAGTCTAAGAATGATGCAAAAGCgggaaattaaaaatagacgtTCTCTCATAAGTAAGTTTCACACAACTCTCCGGGACAAAACAAAGTTGTTGGCTTACCGCACCATGATTTCTTTCCAATAAATTaaccttttcctctttttgttgTGATTCATACTCCATTACTTGAACTGGGGTTTGCCTTCATGGAACCAGCATTTTCACAAAAATTGGTATGCAACATTTCAAGTGTCTGAGTCCTTCAGAGAAAGCTTAAAAAGTGACTTCACAAGTTATCATGCACttattcaataaaagaaaattactgGATTTAAACTACTATAATTAAATTGCTGAAATTAAAGtaagatgaaaagaaaaacaaaaagtaaagacaagaaatataaaaaaacgaaagaaagaaaaagaaatcctGAAAAAATTAGGTCTCAATCTTGTGTGGGCCCTGGATCCCAAGCTCTATGAGCACCACTAATGTCTGCAACATAATCATCCTCAACTTCAATATCTGTGACATCATCGTCAGCTACACCAAAGGTGACACCCCCTATCAAAAGAAAGTTGGTCTCCTAGCCAAGCAACACGGGCTAGGAATGCCTTGGGTGTCATCATGGGCTGCTGGAGGGAGAGATAGTGGAGGCTTTGCATCAGTAGGTACTCACCATGGTGAAGGCTATGCAACATAGTCAGGAGTCATTCTGGCTTAGCAAAAGGCATAAATGTCTGACTGACAGGTGGAGGAGGGACATCTGGCGAAGGGAACGTTGGTGGAGGAGCTGGTGGAATGTCTAGAGTGGCTCAAATCTTGACCTGTATTGGCCCTAAAAAGACCCTAGAAGAGTCTGCATGATTCTCAACTGGCTTGGCTTTATCTTCTTCTAGGACCACAGAATTTAGGCGCCCCCCAACGGGGTTAGCTTTTTGCTCAATTTCCTCCACCTTAAAACAAGTCTTGCTATCACTAGGATGCTTAATTCCCTTAAACAAGTTGTATGTAGATTTTTGGTCTTCCACACTCATCTCCAAATTACCCTTCCCCATGTCTACAACACACTTTGCAGTCACCATGAAAGGCCGACCTAGAATCAAGGGGATTTCAGCATCTTCTTCAATGTCCATGATTACAAAGTCCACCGAAAAAGTGAGGTGATGGACTTTGACCAGGATGTCTACAACTACCCCGAATGGTCTTGTGATGGAGCAGTATGCCAACTGGAGTGTCATCCTTGTAGGTTCAATCTTTAGGTTTCCAATTCTCCTACACATTGACATGGGCATCAAATTGATACTTGCTCCTAAGTCAATGAGGGCCTTTCCTACCAACTCCTTCCCTATAGTGCAAGGGATAGTCACACTCCTGGGGTCTTCGAATTTCTTAGGCAGCTTCCTTTGTATCACTGTGCTGTAGTTGCCTCCCACCATAATACTTTCATTGTCAATGTACTTCCCCTTCTTGGTGAGGATCTCTTTCATGAATTTGGTGTAGAGCGACATCTACTGTAAGGCTTCCCCAAATGGCATGGTTATCTCCAGCCCCTTAAATATCTCCAAGAAACGCTTGAAGTAGCGCTCCTTACCCTTCTTTGATGGCACTAAAGGATATGGGGGCTCCTTTAGAGGGACTGGTGGCTCTTTTTTCCTAGCTTCTCGGGCTAACTGGCTTTTGGTCTTAGGGATTAAGACCGtcttctctccttcttcttcttccttcttctcttcttctatcTTTCTGTCTTTGTCTGCTTTTCCTTCCTCAGACTGGTCTTCTTCAGTTCTCTGCGGGCTTCTAGTCCACACCGCCTTGCATTCCTCCTTCAGGTTATTTTCTGTGTTGGCTCCAAAGCTGCTGGTAGGTCTTTCAGCCATTTATTTGGCTAATTGCCCCACTTGTATCTCCAAGTTCTTGATGGAGGCTTCTGTGCTCATATGGTTGGACATAGTTACCTGTATGAATCGATTAAGCATCTCCTTAAGCCTTCTAGTCttcttgtcataccctaatttcgtccggggatcatctgtttgttgggatgcgaccctcgcttgatcacttcgaggtacttaacacccatcgttaggcaatctgtgaagtttcgcgacatgtcgggagttaaaaggaagtgttaatgcgcaatctgtaaagttccgtaacatttcggAAGTCAAAGAGGGGACGATTGCGTAATctgtaaggtttcgtgacattatggatagaaaacaagtatcgttacgtaattcgtaaagttccataacattacggaaaaagaatcagcaaaaaaggcagAGTGggtgtacaaatagcaatcaggcccacttgggccttccaggatgttccactagaaggcggtgccttctaatggaagcaacccagctcgcctgggcgagctgggcggcaaccacctccctcttttcccctataaataggggaaggagggcagaacaaattcattttgcccaggagtgcaaaaggctaagtgtggggggttttgatgtgccatcattttcttctattttctaaaccctttttgcaccattttaattactgattggtcttaattgtcaattaatcagacagttttattatttgggctcatttagctaatttgatgtttttaatctaatttcaggaattaatgaaacattgggcttaatccggattttggttatggacttgaagagggcaaataaagcagcgcttaccttagttaatttctaattaggaaatttcgcaattttattttatgttgttcagtgtttatttcg encodes the following:
- the LOC114371625 gene encoding uncharacterized protein LOC114371625 — encoded protein: MSLYTKFMKEILTKKGKYIDNESIMVGGNYSTVIQRKLPKKFEDPRSVTIPCTIGKELVGKALIDLGASINLMPMSMCRRIGNLKIEPTRMTLQLAYCSITRPFGVVVDILVKVHHLTFSVDFVIMDIEEDAEIPLILGRPFMVTAKCVVDMGKGNLEMSVEDQKSTYNLFKGIKHPSDSKTCFKVEEIEQKANPVGGRLNSVVLEEDKAKPVENHADSSRVFLGPIQVKI